One bacterium genomic region harbors:
- a CDS encoding sulfite exporter TauE/SafE family protein, whose translation MFAYVILGLVTGAFAGIFGLGGGVILIPALIAIFGINPHLAMGTSLAVIIPTAVSGVIRQFQYNNVDLKLAVYIMIGSVVGAWIGATISNQLSVAVLKKAFGVMLILIGVDLLAGWTEGVKAASAAVDSQRGTTNS comes from the coding sequence ATGTTTGCTTACGTAATACTTGGACTTGTTACTGGTGCTTTTGCTGGAATTTTTGGCCTCGGTGGTGGGGTGATTTTAATTCCAGCATTAATCGCGATTTTCGGAATCAACCCACACTTAGCGATGGGCACGTCACTGGCTGTAATTATTCCCACTGCCGTGTCAGGCGTAATCCGTCAATTTCAGTATAATAATGTCGACCTTAAGCTTGCAGTGTATATCATGATTGGGTCTGTGGTAGGTGCATGGATTGGTGCAACTATTAGTAATCAGCTATCAGTTGCAGTGCTGAAAAAAGCCTTTGGAGTAATGCTAATTTTGATCGGCGTTGACTTGCTTGCCGGATGGACAGAGGGGGTCAAGGCTGCAAGTGCAGCAGTTGATTCACAACGCGGAACAACCAATAGCTGA
- a CDS encoding ABC transporter substrate-binding protein, with protein MRLRSFKFALTVLIAILISQATWAEPTQSASNNLRPFKVGMILTLSGPGADYGIAIRNAVELARKDNPEKFSQINFIYENAELSPAAAITTFNKLVERDQVDLIFTWGVAFCKAIAPLAEARKIYTVGECVDEESSRGKKYFMRFMNSSRDFMETQIAALEDRKIRQIQVILSDNPYLEILSESLSRVAAARTQMVVSVERVSAAENDFRSLILKIQQRQADIVGVFLAHGQISQFYIQRRQLQATFDTFGTNYFDSQSEILVAQGTMDAAHFVSIEIKPEFIERYQKQYGNLSQIGFAAIAYEFANVIAQANAAGQTLVEFFRSERDFAGISTSEFRFVDTPEEGPHIKFKLAEKFIPAQS; from the coding sequence ATGAGACTTAGAAGTTTTAAGTTCGCACTCACAGTATTAATCGCTATTTTGATCAGCCAAGCTACTTGGGCAGAGCCGACTCAATCAGCGTCGAATAATCTCCGACCATTCAAAGTCGGTATGATTCTCACGCTGAGCGGCCCCGGTGCCGATTACGGCATTGCGATTCGCAATGCCGTCGAGCTTGCACGCAAGGACAATCCAGAAAAATTCTCGCAAATTAATTTTATCTATGAAAACGCCGAACTAAGCCCGGCAGCGGCGATTACGACTTTTAATAAATTAGTTGAGCGAGACCAAGTTGACTTAATTTTTACCTGGGGAGTTGCCTTCTGTAAGGCCATTGCACCACTTGCGGAAGCTCGAAAAATATATACCGTCGGGGAGTGCGTAGATGAGGAGTCATCGCGTGGTAAAAAATACTTTATGCGCTTTATGAATTCCTCACGCGATTTCATGGAGACTCAGATAGCAGCCCTTGAAGATCGTAAGATTCGTCAGATCCAAGTGATCCTCAGCGATAACCCTTATCTAGAAATACTCTCTGAATCCTTAAGTCGAGTTGCTGCAGCACGAACTCAGATGGTTGTGTCAGTAGAGCGGGTTTCTGCCGCAGAGAATGATTTTCGCAGCTTAATTCTAAAAATCCAACAACGACAAGCTGATATCGTTGGTGTGTTTTTAGCGCATGGGCAGATTAGTCAATTTTATATTCAGCGCCGACAACTGCAAGCAACGTTTGATACTTTTGGCACAAACTACTTTGACAGTCAGAGCGAAATACTTGTTGCGCAGGGAACGATGGATGCGGCACATTTTGTAAGCATTGAAATTAAACCAGAATTTATCGAGCGCTATCAAAAGCAATACGGCAATCTTAGTCAAATCGGTTTCGCGGCTATCGCTTATGAGTTTGCTAACGTTATAGCCCAAGCGAATGCTGCTGGTCAGACCTTAGTTGAGTTCTTTAGGAGCGAGAGAGACTTTGCGGGTATCAGCACGTCAGAGTTTAGATTTGTTGATACACCTGAGGAAGGACCGCACATTAAATTTAAGCTTGCGGAAAAATTTATTCCTGCCCAATCTTAG
- a CDS encoding helix-turn-helix transcriptional regulator → MDEALKLRKLSKETGFTQEKLAQALKVSFVTLNSWINERSVPRKKAKEKIEALYRHHFGC, encoded by the coding sequence GCCTTAAAACTCCGAAAATTAAGCAAAGAAACTGGCTTTACTCAGGAAAAATTGGCCCAGGCATTGAAGGTGTCTTTTGTAACACTTAATAGTTGGATTAATGAACGTAGCGTCCCACGTAAAAAAGCCAAAGAGAAAATCGAAGCGTTGTATCGGCATCACTTTGGATGCTGA